A region of the Chaetodon trifascialis isolate fChaTrf1 chromosome 7, fChaTrf1.hap1, whole genome shotgun sequence genome:
GATCGTGTATCGAGGATTAGCAGACTTTCCACTGGTTTCTTTAATATGTAGATGATTTGAATTAACATTGAAATACTGCAGTTACTGAAGTAAATGCACACTCCAGAGAGACACATTTGCTCAATGCAGCAGATGTCAAGAAATCCTGATGTTCAGTCCCTAGGGGGCGTCAAGCTCCGAATCACTTGATGCTACACCTTCCACAGCGTAGCTCAATAACATATGCAGTCAAATCTGTAACGTACAAGCCCAAACTGAGATGACCCTGATCACATCAACAGCCAATATTTTTTTCATAGCGAAGCAAAGTGAAATTGGATGTTCAGGGTTTTGTTCCAGAAGTTTAAAAACATGTATTCAAAAATACATTGATATatatctgtaaaaaaaacaaacaaaaacagacttgtgtatatatatttatattgttatatattttttttacttattgttatattttctactattgttatattttttactagttgttatattttctactattgttatattttttacttattgttatattttctactattgttatattttttacttattgttatatttttacttttataatagcttctttttaatagatgtgtcattcaccaacctcaccaaagcaaattccttgtatgtgtaaaaccgtacttggcaataaagcttttctgatttgTAATAATGCAAATGACCTGCAGTACATCCAGGTTTGGGATAAAAATCTTGCCCAACAGTACGTTCACCTCATGTGTCTACCTATGGCTGGTAGAGATTAGAAGAGTGTTGGTGGATATCTGAGCATTATATATCTGCCCCTTATTGCTGCAGACAACAGTGAAGGATGTCTGAAGTATGTGTACATGTAAGGGAAATGGCCAATCGGTTTCTCTCAAATACTTTCAGAGGATTACTTTTAGCATTAGTCTTTAGCAGGGATCTAATCTTTAGTGTAAACAGTGCTATTGAGAGCTAGAAAAAAATCActgcataaaaaaataaaggaagATATCATGTACGTGTACATTGTTGTGATAATACCGTATGGATTCAACTCTTCTCAGTGGAGACTCAATGGCAGCGAAATGCTAACACGCTGTCACACTTTatacaacagcaaaataaagGCAATGTTAAAAttgcagctagctagctatatatatatatatatatatatatataaaataatgtgtgtgtgtgtgtgtgtgtgtgtgtgtgtgtgtgtgtgtgagcaattGATGCGATCTAAATGAACCTCTGGCTTAAAAAGACAAcctaaaaaacatgcacatgggACAGACGCTACAAAAGATTATTATTAGCTGCACATACATCTATGGCGGTTTCCTGTTGCTGATGCAGTGATGTGCTAAGGAGTATGCTTCCTGTGTGCGTCAGCATCATATGGAAAAGCCACAAACCACAGGTCAAGCACTACACAGGAAACGCCTATCACATGACACTGTGAGTGAACTTTCTGAATGCAGTGACAATTGATTCTGTTTCAGTGTGATGTCATTTAAGATGTATAGGTATTAGAAATAGAAATTATTTTCCTGATATTTTGAGTCATATTGCATTTGTCAGTGAAAATACAGGAATATATTGACATTTGAAGTAATCTCACATGATATAAAAATACACCTTTTTCATTTGTCCAGTTAAGTTATTTCTGCATGTTTGGATTGAACCATTACGGGAACTATCAAAGGCGACTTGGTGACAAGAATGCACATTCACTCAACACTGAGGCTTTGTGTTATGTTCAGCTATCTGGATTTTAACGTGCCTCCACTCTGAGCTGCATTTGAGAGAGGCAACTCTGAGAAAATACAGTATAACTAATGCTTCAATCATGTGATCAAGAGGCACcagtgaatgagtgtgtgtgccgcACAGTGTAATGTAAAAGGAGCATGTGACGCAGGCTCTCGGCCATTATTTGATCATTGTAGGAACGCTGgttaaaaacattcaaaaggAGACTTGAAGTGATTTCAGCTCAGAGCTAGTAGTTTCTATGAATATCCCTGAATCAGTGGTCAGGTGACATAATGTATGAGTCAAAAGCATGACTACAACGCCTCCTTctgaaagtcttttttttttttttttcacgtaCACACACTCCTTGCTTTGAGGAAAAGGGATCCTGTGTCTCCAAACCAGCTGCTAAAGTGATGTCTGTTGATGGTGCTCCCCTTTTTCTCCAAAGTTCAGCTATCACGCTCGTCTCAACCTCAGTCCACTTTATCACACACTTGCAAAACTTTGTGGTTGAACTCCTCTGCCTGGTCAGCATATACGTAGTGTCCGGCTCCACGGATCGTCTGCAGGGAGGATGGAGAACAGGAAGAGAAGCAGGTGATTAAAAACAGGAGGCAATAAACACAGAGAGGCCATAAAAGGAAGTACAGATTTTGTTGGAGTGCACTGCATCTTTGGTTTATTGCTTTTataaaacaaagataaaagaaatgttcagtttgaaaccatttcaagtaaaaacagtTATGTTATCACAAATCAGTACAGAGGACAGCAGTTAGTTTCATAAACCTTTATGATCACATCATGACTTTTCATTAACACCCTGCTGAGAATGTGTATAATGGAACAGCTTATCGAGAAAGTGAAAATTCATTATTCAAATATGGAGTTTCGTTATGAAGTATGGATCATTATAGATTGGAAATAAGTTTTTCGTACCAAAGATGAATTATATACCAAATTCTAGATTATAAGTAAGTGAAGAAGGGGTCAgagaaaatatgagaaaagGGAGCAgagataattattattattttttaaatattattttgtaatCCTCGGTAATCCCCTTTTTCAGTTTATATTGACGTTTCCTCTCACTGTGAGCACAGAGGCTCTATTTCGGAGGTCTTGACTCGTTGTCATGTTACCGAAGTTCCACAGTTGTTCCACTGTTACAGTCCGTGACACCTGAGCCAACTCTATTTATTGATGATGACGATAAGACACAGTTGAAAGTTCAAGGAAAGTGCACTTTTGAGATGAAATACAATTAttaaagtaaatgaaataaGAAATCTTTTCCCAGGATTCGTCATAGATGATAAAACAGAAGACGTAAATAActataaatgtgtttatttcaatGATCTGATGAAAGAACAGCTGCTCTTAAAACCACACCATCTTTGACACTAGGACAGCGCTAAACATAGAGAATCATTTGATCCTGTGTTTACATCTGCTCACTGGTTATATGGGAACATATGACGTCTTATTAGTCTTATCTAACCAGTGTGTCCAGTGGCAGGAAAGGAATGTCCCATGCATGCAGCTATTTTAGCATGGTATTTCTGGGATTTAAGGAACAGCTAAAAATGGTTTCGTTTTGGTTATCTGCAAAAAGTAACTGGAATAAACTACAGTAAGTGAAGAGTTCAGTTATATTACTGCAATAACAGCAATTTACAGTCTGACTCCAGTTTATCTACATTAGCTATCTGGAAGCGTTAATGAGGTTTGGAGGAGGAGTATTATTCCCAGGAAACACTGGGAACTCAATTACATAGTAAGAACACAAGTTCAAAAGGGTTATGTGATGAATTTCAAATGATGACTCGACAAATATAACCACAACCCTGCAAGTAGAGTTGGCCTCTTAAGGCCCTGTAAGCAAGTGAAGGGGGTGAAAGCAGAGGGGTTAAAATTCAGAAATGTGGTGAATCCAACATGAACTCATCCAGGAGAAAAATGGAAGGAAAAACTCATAAGAGGGTACAGAGAGTAAAATGCATGAattcccttccctctctcatcCAGTACACCATGAACTTACTATGATCTCCACATGAGAGCGTGGCCTCATCTCTTTGATGGTGCTGCCTGAGTTGCTGTCGATGCTGGAGCGGGATCCGTAGATGATGGTGATGGGGATCTCGGGCTCAAGCTGCTCCATTCTCTGCAGCATTGGTCTCTTAGCCCAGCCATAGGGAATGGTCATATTCTTAAAAGCTGTTTCCCCGCTGAGACAATACAGAAGAACACAGCACAGGGCAAGTGTTGACGACAGGGTATAACATTGGATAGTAAAACTCTCCAACGGCTGCAACAGAGGTAATGGATAAATGGCTTTCATCGCAGATATTAGAGAGACAGACCTGGGGGTTTGCACGTTCAGGTGATAGATGTACTCTGACACAGTGTTGTCAGTGAACATGGACAAAAACTTCCTCTTGAAGTCAGGTCTCAGAGTCTGGACCAGAGTGGGACCTGTAGGGGCCGGAGAGGAGACGCTCGAATGTGTCAAAACCAAGCATGTAGCCATTAAGAGACGAGGCTCCCTCATTACATTTTACACGATTATTAAGCACTGGTAGGGTGGAAGGGCATGAATGGAGCCACGGTTTGACTTGATTTCTCAGACTGATAAAAACATTACCACCATGCCCTCGTTCGTCTGAACAGAGCCTCGAATCAACActattaatacattttcatccattttctctccatATGCTCCACATGCTCAGCTACTGTTTTCAGTTATATTATGTGTGATGCTACTCTATCTGCTCTGCTGTTACTTGTAGACCCATTTCGATAAATTGTATCCTGTTGTGCTGCGGCCACTACCCGGCCCCCCCTCAGAGATCATCAAGGTCCATCTAATGTAATTGATGAAAACAGGTTGGTAGTGTCTGCTGTAGTAATGTGCTGTCTTTTACCACCTTACTGTCTCAGTCTTACCCAGCGGTCCGACCAGTCTCAAGCCGGCGAGGGGGTTGAAGGGACTAAACATGGCTCCTAGGGCTTTGATCCATACTGGGATGGGACGGTCTGCCTCCACTGTGTCTGGGCGCTCGGGGAAACCCCAGGGCTCCACCAGCAATATGTGCTTTACTCTGTAGGccagagacaaagaaatgaaatacacaTTCACCTGCTATGTGcgttatttcatgttttgttaaGTCAGTGGATTATACAGACCCATGAATATGGATTTAAaagaacagttcaacattttggaaaattggcttatttgctttcatggCAAGAGCTAGATGAGAGGACTCAGTGTGGCGTTAATCTTaacatctaactctcagcaggaataaaaaaatgcatatttccTGCTACATGCCTACATGGAAAATATTTCTTGTATTGCCATTTTAAGTTGTCAGTCATCAAGTTACGATAACATTTCATGCACCAGTCATATTAGCGAGCTAGTAACACGAGCAATCAGATAAACAGACAGCTTGTTACAAAACCTCAGATGAATTCAGATTAGCTGTTGATTTAGAAAACAAGTGTGAACACATCAGAATTACCACGGAATGAACAACAGAATAAGAACATGGCTGCAAGCAGAAAATCTATTTTCAAGCCCTTTGCTCAACAGAAGGAAGCAGCTCAGTGGGCCAAGATGCAAGATGTGAGCAGCAAGGAGCAGCTTTCAGGCTTCACAGAGGTGAGCAAagtcacttcagctgctttcattttctttaaacaAGCAGCGCAACCAATCACACACTTGTCTCATCATCATAAAGCCTGCAGCACCTCAGTCATTACACTCTCAACGTTCTGCCATCTGTCCCCACTTCATCGATTATAACCAAACTCTGTGGGAACGTCAGCACAGGAGGAAGCACAGGATGTCTGCAGTGAGTTTCATCAGGATTGCTCAAAGGCATCTTGAGTTATGAGCTGGGAAACACACCAACTTGCACCAATCACTACGGCACTTCAGATTTTGGTAAATATTTGGCCCCAGAGCATGTACTCTCCTTAAGTTTACTTCTAAACACGGCCTGAGATTTGTGATGACTGGACATTAGTATACCAATTTTGGTGCTGATACAGTCAAAATCCAacaattcatattcatatcattattattattaataataattatttaaaaTGGGTGAAAATCCATCATGGCAGACATGGACACACTGAGCTGGATCTATGTGTCAATCCAACCTATCATGCGAGGGccgttgccttcaaaaatctAATTTTGGGCCTTAATtacagcgccaccatgaggctgattGGGCTCATATTTCTtgagaaacacatgcacatcatttccagtgataatgccaagttttatttttcatgtttttagctGATTCGAGTTCAAGGCAGTTTGAGCCATTTGACCTGCAAATGAAGTGGTGAGGTTAATTTGGCTAAACTGTCTATTTATTCACAATCTGTCTGCCTGACAGACTTCTGTTCCCTGCCCTGTCtgaatttgttgttttgatgtCACCGTGCTCCTAGATCTAAGTCATTACTTTGAAGAACACAGTGGTATCATAACTAATGGGAATGATGTTAAACGCTACGGAAATACTCGGACTAAAGCAGGATTATACTTTAGGAATGAATGTATACCAGCAAATTCATCTCTTCTATCACATGCACTAGGTGACAGTGAGGCAACTCTGCTGTTAGACACTCTGCCTCTGCACTAGAAACAACCCAGATCTATGCCAACAGCATGACACAGTCTAATATAACACAGTACAAATTGTTTTTAGGCCCTCAAGTTGTAATCTATTATGTTGTATTATAAACTTTCTCTTTAGGCACTAAGGACATACATTATGTTCCTGATTAAGAGCATCTCGTGTTAGAACTTAAAGGCCATTTGGAAGACTGAGATAACAATaagaggacaggaagagggaTTTTTTTAGCATTAGTGATGAAGGAGGGTGATAAGGGATTGAGGACATTTTATCAGACGTCCTTTGGGGAGAGGCGAGTGCCTGCTGGAAGCTCGGAGCTGGAGACGCAGCGAGAGGATATGATTCAGGAGAGATAGAGTCTAGTGGGAGGACAGAGGCTTGGAGCACACTGCTGTTATCACAGGGTGCCAGCACCTACAGGCACACTGCTACAACTATATCCTGTACACATGCTGGCATGTCCTACTGCAGTCATGTTCACGCTAAGGGCAGACTCATTATTCAAAACGCTGCTCAGTTCACAGTCATTTTTCTCCTGGGCAGAGTCTGCTTCTTTGTTCGGTGTCTAATAACAGACGTGgttaaaggataattctggtTTATTACAACAATCTtgactcaaggtccacttacttaTTTTGGGACCACTgcactgacatatcatcacctttttACATTGACAGGGAGAAGCTGATGGCAAACGGTTGCTTATTTTCATATCCAGAGGTTTGGAGTAACACTATGAATCAtttggagctgtgtttgtgttcacctgATGGATGTAAGTCCAATACTTGCCCGCTTTTACCTAGCAAAaaagctaaatgctccactacgttcaccagctagtcatcGACTGAGTCTGCcttctgtttggtgctgagcattACATCATGAAATGATCGGTCCATCAGCTGATTAGTTTGATAATTGATTCATAgttcacatcattttttttttaaccaaaaagatgcaaaaatcCTCTCCTGGTCTgttttacaacattttaaactgaatatctttgggttttctgtTGTCCTTGGTCAAGACAAGCAATCTGGGAACTTTCATTGGGTATTTATAACAA
Encoded here:
- the abhd5a gene encoding 1-acylglycerol-3-phosphate O-acyltransferase ABHD5 isoform X2; translated protein: MWCSTMAEQALTANGGWCWIPSWLPPWCPTSQMQLQTAEDMMLRCVEGTFSKQYVPITNGDRLWTLTFSSGRVKDRTPMVLLHGFGGGVGLWAQNLDALSQPRPVFALDLLGFGQSSRPLFATDAQEAEDQFVDSIEQWRAKMGLESMILLGHNLGGYLAVSYSIKYPGRVKHILLVEPWGFPERPDTVEADRPIPVWIKALGAMFSPFNPLAGLRLVGPLGPTLVQTLRPDFKRKFLSMFTDNTVSEYIYHLNVQTPSGETAFKNMTIPYGWAKRPMLQRMEQLEPEIPITIIYGSRSSIDSNSGSTIKEMRPRSHVEIITIRGAGHYVYADQAEEFNHKVLQVCDKVD